In the genome of Halictus rubicundus isolate RS-2024b chromosome 9, iyHalRubi1_principal, whole genome shotgun sequence, one region contains:
- the LOC143356924 gene encoding uncharacterized protein LOC143356924 isoform X4 has product MSEENEHTSEENEAEMNGGNHSGEQSKSDNSMLNNETGQPLLEDEEMPTYISVSTPSRREDWDVNNTKQQDRIPLEEDHSRSAYPSDDQGGGSVYVVSSGEESNHPYNDEEEDDYADSEDMDETDPENYHDNLMLEDEEDEDEEDDDDENHLRLHHPDDDEDIETEYDQDCYDRASDDFILNSRLKQHHKERSLSLQDLSFTKNNIHSPYNNKKRHSINLFGQNYLGLQQNSIAYNVAHKRQSLPLKYQHVESKVKRYIRDIKEQSRKSMEKRIKEQEYIANKNHEENENETDPLKPTVTNKVIKDYAEKAIKDLQREENNEHVNGHQQALTLSGLRSLSHEEYSAIAEFEQKEETIEQRHKTQEKIIEPETYNDTEMVNVQDMENSNTGCPLKIANVKSIRIIQEEQENFTKTNLAETVEVIQLKAQLNQKDAQFNSLRNAYQKTLAENVKMKQELDTLRKSLAKYESESIACETKIASVQTESVAEPVSVPKVTVTAGDTNNKVSTSSVASTVSSLDQWADSAASPAISIKPPDLTPILNSDDSLVLTDGTPRKLPHPLSRTFITSSRILQTLSNITQGKTSKMESPLVRNNKKRVNESSMDQLLNLEYNRYSTNVSTSKKRKATEMLGTSTFIQPFKIPHTAPESEKKSANTSNADLKYSEEQSNVKPEQQSMNKDREDPSSMDIEIEEAANQDDGDVKFFVYRDNENSKNKSFLIQAEEPTKDMLENEKNRIQECGPYLLGNLEVRMSEINGTISVWGKEINEESTSDNEDDIEVSVKSINKRTSLYSQKSPQIRFNGSPLVCSTQKKLKLPLRLNKSNDTPCCHSMSSNIVKSPCLLDEANDKRFESNHTNASNCSPPFGNSDSMKHRREWLSFKASSSSQEKPHSCCTHHAEFVDKDCNCGSYHERQMCDDSPNHSKDKFHVKGIRRSSYKNAFTSETSKHLRENISNPEIGEVVCKYNKSCRHSMQNVSNSCSHSTKCCNGIRDVACTCKSSSSNVHNHDCFEKQSCSHSSSHDGEEEPLIPPKRSNETLETRQRRLSGKRVRGILMDLLKGCGDCRNTNGNTVNKGGLQLKESVYMKNGPPQIKISSCPTPEPSHSSSTQCNERCCHAYARRIESQLEEFRTEMERVRSRSDAILDMLNMLHSVDMN; this is encoded by the exons ATGTCGGAGGAAAACGAACACACTTCGGAAGAGAACGAAGCAGAAATGAATGGGGGAAATCATAGTGGTGAACAATCGAAGAGTGATAATAGTATGCTGAACAATGAGACAGGGCAGCCTCTGTTAGAAGACGAAGAAATGCCGACGTATATCAGCGTATCGACCCCGTCGAGGCGCGAAGATTGGGATGTCAATAATACAAAACAACAAGACAGGATACCATTGGAAGAGGATCATAGTCGAAGTGCATATCCTAGCGACGATCAAGGAGGAGGCAGCGTGTACGTGGTATCTTCCGGGGAAGAGAGCAATCATCCTTACAatgacgaagaagaagacgatTATGCTGACAGCGAAG ACATGGATGAAACAGATCCTGAAAATTATCATGATAATTTAATGTTAGAGGACGAAGAAGACGAGGATGAGGAAGATGATGACGACGAGAATCATTTAAGATTGCATCATCCTGACGATGACGAGGACATTGAGACAGAATATGACCAAGATTGTTACGACAGAGCATCAGATGACTTTATCTTGAATTCCAGACTAAAACAACACCATAAAGAAAGAAGTTTATCATTGCAAGATTTAAGTTTTACTAAAAATAATATTCATTCTCCGTACAACAATAAAAAGAGGCATAGTATAAATCTCTTTGGACAGAACTATCTAGGCCTACAACAGAATTCTATTGCATACAATGTTGCACACAAAAGACAATCGTTACCACTTAAATATCAACATGTggaaagtaaagtgaagagatACATTAGGGATATAAAGGAACAGTCAAGGAAGTCGATGGAAAAGCGCATTAAAGAGCAAGAATATATAGCGAATAAAAATCACGAGGAGAATGAAA ATGAAACTGACCCATTAAAGCCAACGGTAACGAACAAAGTTATAAAAGATTATGCAGAGAAGGCTATTAAGGATTTGCAACGCGAAGAAAATAATGAACATG TTAATGGTCATCAGCAAGCACTTACACTTTCCGGTCTGCGTTCATTAAGCCATGAAGAATATTCTGCTATTGCAGAATTTGAGCAAAAGGAAGAAACAATCGAGCAAAGACACAAGACTCAAGAAAAGATTATTGAACCTGAGACCTATAATGACACAGAGATGGTGAATGTGCAAGACATGGAGAACAGCAACACCGGTTGTCCGCTGAAAATTGCGAATGTCAAAAGTATCAGGATAATacaagaagaacaggaaaattTCACAAAAACGAATTTAGCAGAGACCGTGGAAGTTATCCAGTTGAAAGCTCAGCTTAATCAGAAAGATGCTCAGTTCAATAGTTTACGAAACGCCTATCAGAAAACATTAGCCGAAAATGTGAAAATGAAACAAGAGCTGGATACGTTAAGAAAGTCTTTAGCGAAATATGAAAGTGAAAGTATAGcatgcgaaacaaaaattgcatctGTGCAAACTGAATCTGTCGCGGAACCTGTATCCGTTCCAAAGGTAACTGTGACCGCGGGGGATACAAACAATAAAGTATCCACAAGTAGTGTTGCGTCTACAGTAAGTTCTCTCGACCAGTGGGCAGACAGTGCTGCTAGCCCAGCTATATCCATTAAACCGCCCGATTTGACACCGATTCTTAATTCTGACGATAGTCTGGTGCTCACTGACGGTACACCGAGAAAATTACCGCATCCATTATCGCGAACATTCATTACTTCGTCTCGAATCTTGCAGACTCTTTCCAACATAACACAAGGTAAAACATCAAAGATGGAAAGCCCTTTGGTCAGGAATAATAAGAAACGAGTAAACGAAAGTTCCATGGACCAATTATTGAATCTCGAGTACAATCGTTATTCAACGAACGTTTCGACCTCCAAGAAACGTAAAGCGACAGAGATGCTTGGTACTTCCACTTTTATTCAACCGTTTAAGATACCTCACACAGCCCCGGAATCTGAAAAGAAAAGTGCTAACACGTCAAACGCTGACTTGAAATACTCAGAGGAACAGTCGAACGTAAAACCAGAGCAACAATCGATGAATAAAGACAGGGAGGATCCTTCATCCATGGATATTGAAATAGAGGAAGCAGCTAACCAGGATGATGGTGATGTAAAGTTTTTCGTATATAGGGACAATGAGAAtagtaaaaataaaagtttcttaaTTCAAGCAGAGGAACCAACGAAAGACATGTTAGAGAACGAAAAAAATCGTATCCAAGAGTGTGGTCCATATTTGTTGGGTAATCTCGAAGTAAGGATGTCCGAGATAAATGGTACAATTAGCGTTTGGGGTAAGGAGATCAACGAGGAGTCAACCAGTGATAACGAGGACGACATTGAGGTATCCGTAAAATCCATTAACAAGAGGACAAGTCTTTACTCGCAAAAGTCACCGCAGATCAGATTTAATGGCAGTCCACTTGTTTGTTCGACTCAAAAGAAGCTTAAGCTTCCGTTAAGGCTGAATAAATCCAATGATACTCCATGTTGCCACTCTATGTCGTCGAATATAGTAAAGTCTCCGTGCTTGCTCGATGAAGCGAACGATAAGCGATTCGAAAGTAATCATACTAACGCAAGCAACTGTTCGCCACCTTTCGGAAACAGCGACTCCATGAAACACCGAAGAGAGTGGCTATCGTTTAAAGCCAGTTCGAGTTCGCAAGAAAAACCACATTCCTGTTGTACGCATCATGCGGAGTTCGTGGATAAAGATTGTAACTGCGGTTCATATCATGAAAGACAAATGTGCGATGATAGTCCTAACCATAGTAAAGATAAGTTCCATGTTAAAGGGATCCGAAGGAGTTCCTACAAAAACGCATTTACCTCAGAGACGAGTAAACATTTACGTGAAAATATCTCGAACCCTGAGATCGGCGAGGTAGTCTGCAAGTACAATAAGTCGTGTCGACACTCCATGCAGAATGTCTCGAACAGTTGCTCACATTCGACAAAGTGTTGCAACGGCATCAGGGACGTTGCTTGCACATGTAAATCGTCTTCGAGTAACGTGCACAATCATGACTGCTTCGAGAAACAATCGTGTAGTCATAGTTCTTCGCACGATGGGGAGGAAGAGCCTCTTATTCCACCAAAACGATCTAATGAGACACTCGAA ACAAGGCAGCGGCGACTAAGTGGCAAACGAGTACGGGGAATACTTATGGATCTGTTAAAAGGTTGCGGAGATTGCCGTAACACTAATGGTAACACTGTCAACAAAGGTGGTTTGCAATTGAAAGAGTCAGTTTATATGAAGAACGGTCCTCCCCAAATTAAGATTTCTTCATGCCCCACACCTGAGCCATCACATTCAAGTTCCACACAATGTAATGAAAG ATGCTGCCATGCTTACGCAAGACGAATCGAATCCCAACTCGAAGAATTCCGCACGGAAATGGAGAGAGTGCGATCACGTTCGGATGCAATTCTCGACATGCTCAATATGCTTCACTCTGTTGATATGAACTAA
- the LOC143356924 gene encoding uncharacterized protein LOC143356924 isoform X1: protein MSEENEHTSEENEAEMNGGNHSGEQSKSDNSMLNNETGQPLLEDEEMPTYISVSTPSRREDWDVNNTKQQDRIPLEEDHSRSAYPSDDQGGGSVYVVSSGEESNHPYNDEEEDDYADSEDMDETDPENYHDNLMLEDEEDEDEEDDDDENHLRLHHPDDDEDIETEYDQDCYDRASDDFILNSRLKQHHKERSLSLQDLSFTKNNIHSPYNNKKRHSINLFGQNYLGLQQNSIAYNVAHKRQSLPLKYQHVESKVKRYIRDIKEQSRKSMEKRIKEQEYIANKNHEENENETDPLKPTVTNKVIKDYAEKAIKDLQREENNEHGNSIYNSAQILENGGNNKLDIKVTENQLKHIRRNSDMNAFGDIQNEKRAQNCNDKLEKRNGSVDVNAHHIEYQNTLDRNVKFNNMDQPSLVNGHQQALTLSGLRSLSHEEYSAIAEFEQKEETIEQRHKTQEKIIEPETYNDTEMVNVQDMENSNTGCPLKIANVKSIRIIQEEQENFTKTNLAETVEVIQLKAQLNQKDAQFNSLRNAYQKTLAENVKMKQELDTLRKSLAKYESESIACETKIASVQTESVAEPVSVPKVTVTAGDTNNKVSTSSVASTVSSLDQWADSAASPAISIKPPDLTPILNSDDSLVLTDGTPRKLPHPLSRTFITSSRILQTLSNITQGKTSKMESPLVRNNKKRVNESSMDQLLNLEYNRYSTNVSTSKKRKATEMLGTSTFIQPFKIPHTAPESEKKSANTSNADLKYSEEQSNVKPEQQSMNKDREDPSSMDIEIEEAANQDDGDVKFFVYRDNENSKNKSFLIQAEEPTKDMLENEKNRIQECGPYLLGNLEVRMSEINGTISVWGKEINEESTSDNEDDIEVSVKSINKRTSLYSQKSPQIRFNGSPLVCSTQKKLKLPLRLNKSNDTPCCHSMSSNIVKSPCLLDEANDKRFESNHTNASNCSPPFGNSDSMKHRREWLSFKASSSSQEKPHSCCTHHAEFVDKDCNCGSYHERQMCDDSPNHSKDKFHVKGIRRSSYKNAFTSETSKHLRENISNPEIGEVVCKYNKSCRHSMQNVSNSCSHSTKCCNGIRDVACTCKSSSSNVHNHDCFEKQSCSHSSSHDGEEEPLIPPKRSNETLETRQRRLSGKRVRGILMDLLKGCGDCRNTNGNTVNKGGLQLKESVYMKNGPPQIKISSCPTPEPSHSSSTQCNERCCHAYARRIESQLEEFRTEMERVRSRSDAILDMLNMLHSVDMN, encoded by the exons ATGTCGGAGGAAAACGAACACACTTCGGAAGAGAACGAAGCAGAAATGAATGGGGGAAATCATAGTGGTGAACAATCGAAGAGTGATAATAGTATGCTGAACAATGAGACAGGGCAGCCTCTGTTAGAAGACGAAGAAATGCCGACGTATATCAGCGTATCGACCCCGTCGAGGCGCGAAGATTGGGATGTCAATAATACAAAACAACAAGACAGGATACCATTGGAAGAGGATCATAGTCGAAGTGCATATCCTAGCGACGATCAAGGAGGAGGCAGCGTGTACGTGGTATCTTCCGGGGAAGAGAGCAATCATCCTTACAatgacgaagaagaagacgatTATGCTGACAGCGAAG ACATGGATGAAACAGATCCTGAAAATTATCATGATAATTTAATGTTAGAGGACGAAGAAGACGAGGATGAGGAAGATGATGACGACGAGAATCATTTAAGATTGCATCATCCTGACGATGACGAGGACATTGAGACAGAATATGACCAAGATTGTTACGACAGAGCATCAGATGACTTTATCTTGAATTCCAGACTAAAACAACACCATAAAGAAAGAAGTTTATCATTGCAAGATTTAAGTTTTACTAAAAATAATATTCATTCTCCGTACAACAATAAAAAGAGGCATAGTATAAATCTCTTTGGACAGAACTATCTAGGCCTACAACAGAATTCTATTGCATACAATGTTGCACACAAAAGACAATCGTTACCACTTAAATATCAACATGTggaaagtaaagtgaagagatACATTAGGGATATAAAGGAACAGTCAAGGAAGTCGATGGAAAAGCGCATTAAAGAGCAAGAATATATAGCGAATAAAAATCACGAGGAGAATGAAA ATGAAACTGACCCATTAAAGCCAACGGTAACGAACAAAGTTATAAAAGATTATGCAGAGAAGGCTATTAAGGATTTGCAACGCGAAGAAAATAATGAACATGGTAATTCAATTTATAATTCCGCACAAATATTAGAGAATGGTGGTAATAACAAACTTGATATCAAAGTAACTGAAAATCAACTTAAGCATATTCGAAGGAACAGTGACATGAACGCATTCGgtgatattcaaaatgaaaaacGTGCACAAAACTGCAATGATAAATTAGAGAAACGAAATGGTTCTGTAGATGTTAATGCACATCATATTGAATATCAAAATACATTAGATAGGAATGTAAAATTTAATAACATGGATCAACCTTCTTTAGTTAATGGTCATCAGCAAGCACTTACACTTTCCGGTCTGCGTTCATTAAGCCATGAAGAATATTCTGCTATTGCAGAATTTGAGCAAAAGGAAGAAACAATCGAGCAAAGACACAAGACTCAAGAAAAGATTATTGAACCTGAGACCTATAATGACACAGAGATGGTGAATGTGCAAGACATGGAGAACAGCAACACCGGTTGTCCGCTGAAAATTGCGAATGTCAAAAGTATCAGGATAATacaagaagaacaggaaaattTCACAAAAACGAATTTAGCAGAGACCGTGGAAGTTATCCAGTTGAAAGCTCAGCTTAATCAGAAAGATGCTCAGTTCAATAGTTTACGAAACGCCTATCAGAAAACATTAGCCGAAAATGTGAAAATGAAACAAGAGCTGGATACGTTAAGAAAGTCTTTAGCGAAATATGAAAGTGAAAGTATAGcatgcgaaacaaaaattgcatctGTGCAAACTGAATCTGTCGCGGAACCTGTATCCGTTCCAAAGGTAACTGTGACCGCGGGGGATACAAACAATAAAGTATCCACAAGTAGTGTTGCGTCTACAGTAAGTTCTCTCGACCAGTGGGCAGACAGTGCTGCTAGCCCAGCTATATCCATTAAACCGCCCGATTTGACACCGATTCTTAATTCTGACGATAGTCTGGTGCTCACTGACGGTACACCGAGAAAATTACCGCATCCATTATCGCGAACATTCATTACTTCGTCTCGAATCTTGCAGACTCTTTCCAACATAACACAAGGTAAAACATCAAAGATGGAAAGCCCTTTGGTCAGGAATAATAAGAAACGAGTAAACGAAAGTTCCATGGACCAATTATTGAATCTCGAGTACAATCGTTATTCAACGAACGTTTCGACCTCCAAGAAACGTAAAGCGACAGAGATGCTTGGTACTTCCACTTTTATTCAACCGTTTAAGATACCTCACACAGCCCCGGAATCTGAAAAGAAAAGTGCTAACACGTCAAACGCTGACTTGAAATACTCAGAGGAACAGTCGAACGTAAAACCAGAGCAACAATCGATGAATAAAGACAGGGAGGATCCTTCATCCATGGATATTGAAATAGAGGAAGCAGCTAACCAGGATGATGGTGATGTAAAGTTTTTCGTATATAGGGACAATGAGAAtagtaaaaataaaagtttcttaaTTCAAGCAGAGGAACCAACGAAAGACATGTTAGAGAACGAAAAAAATCGTATCCAAGAGTGTGGTCCATATTTGTTGGGTAATCTCGAAGTAAGGATGTCCGAGATAAATGGTACAATTAGCGTTTGGGGTAAGGAGATCAACGAGGAGTCAACCAGTGATAACGAGGACGACATTGAGGTATCCGTAAAATCCATTAACAAGAGGACAAGTCTTTACTCGCAAAAGTCACCGCAGATCAGATTTAATGGCAGTCCACTTGTTTGTTCGACTCAAAAGAAGCTTAAGCTTCCGTTAAGGCTGAATAAATCCAATGATACTCCATGTTGCCACTCTATGTCGTCGAATATAGTAAAGTCTCCGTGCTTGCTCGATGAAGCGAACGATAAGCGATTCGAAAGTAATCATACTAACGCAAGCAACTGTTCGCCACCTTTCGGAAACAGCGACTCCATGAAACACCGAAGAGAGTGGCTATCGTTTAAAGCCAGTTCGAGTTCGCAAGAAAAACCACATTCCTGTTGTACGCATCATGCGGAGTTCGTGGATAAAGATTGTAACTGCGGTTCATATCATGAAAGACAAATGTGCGATGATAGTCCTAACCATAGTAAAGATAAGTTCCATGTTAAAGGGATCCGAAGGAGTTCCTACAAAAACGCATTTACCTCAGAGACGAGTAAACATTTACGTGAAAATATCTCGAACCCTGAGATCGGCGAGGTAGTCTGCAAGTACAATAAGTCGTGTCGACACTCCATGCAGAATGTCTCGAACAGTTGCTCACATTCGACAAAGTGTTGCAACGGCATCAGGGACGTTGCTTGCACATGTAAATCGTCTTCGAGTAACGTGCACAATCATGACTGCTTCGAGAAACAATCGTGTAGTCATAGTTCTTCGCACGATGGGGAGGAAGAGCCTCTTATTCCACCAAAACGATCTAATGAGACACTCGAA ACAAGGCAGCGGCGACTAAGTGGCAAACGAGTACGGGGAATACTTATGGATCTGTTAAAAGGTTGCGGAGATTGCCGTAACACTAATGGTAACACTGTCAACAAAGGTGGTTTGCAATTGAAAGAGTCAGTTTATATGAAGAACGGTCCTCCCCAAATTAAGATTTCTTCATGCCCCACACCTGAGCCATCACATTCAAGTTCCACACAATGTAATGAAAG ATGCTGCCATGCTTACGCAAGACGAATCGAATCCCAACTCGAAGAATTCCGCACGGAAATGGAGAGAGTGCGATCACGTTCGGATGCAATTCTCGACATGCTCAATATGCTTCACTCTGTTGATATGAACTAA
- the LOC143356924 gene encoding uncharacterized protein LOC143356924 isoform X3: MSEENEHTSEENEAEMNGGNHSGEQSKSDNSMLNNETGQPLLEDEEMPTYISVSTPSRREDWDVNNTKQQDRIPLEEDHSRSAYPSDDQGGGSVYVVSSGEESNHPYNDEEEDDYADSEDMDETDPENYHDNLMLEDEEDEDEEDDDDENHLRLHHPDDDEDIETEYDQDCYDRASDDFILNSRLKQHHKERSLSLQDLSFTKNNIHSPYNNKKRHSINLFGQNYLGLQQNSIAYNVAHKRQSLPLKYQHVESKVKRYIRDIKEQSRKSMEKRIKEQEYIANKNHEENENETDPLKPTVTNKVIKDYAEKAIKDLQREENNEHGNSIYNSAQILENGGNNKLDIKVTENQLKHIRRNSDMNAFGDIQNEKRAQNCNDKLEKRNGSVDVNAHHIEYQNTLDRNVKFNNMDQPSLVNGHQQALTLSGLRSLSHEEYSAIAEFEQKEETIEQRHKTQEKIIEPETYNDTEMVNVQDMENSNTGCPLKIANVKSIRIIQEEQENFTKTNLAETVEVIQLKAQLNQKDAQFNSLRNAYQKTLAENVKMKQELDTLRKSLAKYESESIACETKIASVQTESVAEPVSVPKVTVTAGDTNNKVSTSSVASTVSSLDQWADSAASPAISIKPPDLTPILNSDDSLVLTDGTPRKLPHPLSRTFITSSRILQTLSNITQGKTSKMESPLVRNNKKRVNESSMDQLLNLEYNRYSTNVSTSKKRKATEMLGTSTFIQPFKIPHTAPESEKKSANTSNADLKYSEEQSNVKPEQQSMNKDREDPSSMDIEIEEAANQDDEEPTKDMLENEKNRIQECGPYLLGNLEVRMSEINGTISVWGKEINEESTSDNEDDIEVSVKSINKRTSLYSQKSPQIRFNGSPLVCSTQKKLKLPLRLNKSNDTPCCHSMSSNIVKSPCLLDEANDKRFESNHTNASNCSPPFGNSDSMKHRREWLSFKASSSSQEKPHSCCTHHAEFVDKDCNCGSYHERQMCDDSPNHSKDKFHVKGIRRSSYKNAFTSETSKHLRENISNPEIGEVVCKYNKSCRHSMQNVSNSCSHSTKCCNGIRDVACTCKSSSSNVHNHDCFEKQSCSHSSSHDGEEEPLIPPKRSNETLETRQRRLSGKRVRGILMDLLKGCGDCRNTNGNTVNKGGLQLKESVYMKNGPPQIKISSCPTPEPSHSSSTQCNERCCHAYARRIESQLEEFRTEMERVRSRSDAILDMLNMLHSVDMN, encoded by the exons ATGTCGGAGGAAAACGAACACACTTCGGAAGAGAACGAAGCAGAAATGAATGGGGGAAATCATAGTGGTGAACAATCGAAGAGTGATAATAGTATGCTGAACAATGAGACAGGGCAGCCTCTGTTAGAAGACGAAGAAATGCCGACGTATATCAGCGTATCGACCCCGTCGAGGCGCGAAGATTGGGATGTCAATAATACAAAACAACAAGACAGGATACCATTGGAAGAGGATCATAGTCGAAGTGCATATCCTAGCGACGATCAAGGAGGAGGCAGCGTGTACGTGGTATCTTCCGGGGAAGAGAGCAATCATCCTTACAatgacgaagaagaagacgatTATGCTGACAGCGAAG ACATGGATGAAACAGATCCTGAAAATTATCATGATAATTTAATGTTAGAGGACGAAGAAGACGAGGATGAGGAAGATGATGACGACGAGAATCATTTAAGATTGCATCATCCTGACGATGACGAGGACATTGAGACAGAATATGACCAAGATTGTTACGACAGAGCATCAGATGACTTTATCTTGAATTCCAGACTAAAACAACACCATAAAGAAAGAAGTTTATCATTGCAAGATTTAAGTTTTACTAAAAATAATATTCATTCTCCGTACAACAATAAAAAGAGGCATAGTATAAATCTCTTTGGACAGAACTATCTAGGCCTACAACAGAATTCTATTGCATACAATGTTGCACACAAAAGACAATCGTTACCACTTAAATATCAACATGTggaaagtaaagtgaagagatACATTAGGGATATAAAGGAACAGTCAAGGAAGTCGATGGAAAAGCGCATTAAAGAGCAAGAATATATAGCGAATAAAAATCACGAGGAGAATGAAA ATGAAACTGACCCATTAAAGCCAACGGTAACGAACAAAGTTATAAAAGATTATGCAGAGAAGGCTATTAAGGATTTGCAACGCGAAGAAAATAATGAACATGGTAATTCAATTTATAATTCCGCACAAATATTAGAGAATGGTGGTAATAACAAACTTGATATCAAAGTAACTGAAAATCAACTTAAGCATATTCGAAGGAACAGTGACATGAACGCATTCGgtgatattcaaaatgaaaaacGTGCACAAAACTGCAATGATAAATTAGAGAAACGAAATGGTTCTGTAGATGTTAATGCACATCATATTGAATATCAAAATACATTAGATAGGAATGTAAAATTTAATAACATGGATCAACCTTCTTTAGTTAATGGTCATCAGCAAGCACTTACACTTTCCGGTCTGCGTTCATTAAGCCATGAAGAATATTCTGCTATTGCAGAATTTGAGCAAAAGGAAGAAACAATCGAGCAAAGACACAAGACTCAAGAAAAGATTATTGAACCTGAGACCTATAATGACACAGAGATGGTGAATGTGCAAGACATGGAGAACAGCAACACCGGTTGTCCGCTGAAAATTGCGAATGTCAAAAGTATCAGGATAATacaagaagaacaggaaaattTCACAAAAACGAATTTAGCAGAGACCGTGGAAGTTATCCAGTTGAAAGCTCAGCTTAATCAGAAAGATGCTCAGTTCAATAGTTTACGAAACGCCTATCAGAAAACATTAGCCGAAAATGTGAAAATGAAACAAGAGCTGGATACGTTAAGAAAGTCTTTAGCGAAATATGAAAGTGAAAGTATAGcatgcgaaacaaaaattgcatctGTGCAAACTGAATCTGTCGCGGAACCTGTATCCGTTCCAAAGGTAACTGTGACCGCGGGGGATACAAACAATAAAGTATCCACAAGTAGTGTTGCGTCTACAGTAAGTTCTCTCGACCAGTGGGCAGACAGTGCTGCTAGCCCAGCTATATCCATTAAACCGCCCGATTTGACACCGATTCTTAATTCTGACGATAGTCTGGTGCTCACTGACGGTACACCGAGAAAATTACCGCATCCATTATCGCGAACATTCATTACTTCGTCTCGAATCTTGCAGACTCTTTCCAACATAACACAAGGTAAAACATCAAAGATGGAAAGCCCTTTGGTCAGGAATAATAAGAAACGAGTAAACGAAAGTTCCATGGACCAATTATTGAATCTCGAGTACAATCGTTATTCAACGAACGTTTCGACCTCCAAGAAACGTAAAGCGACAGAGATGCTTGGTACTTCCACTTTTATTCAACCGTTTAAGATACCTCACACAGCCCCGGAATCTGAAAAGAAAAGTGCTAACACGTCAAACGCTGACTTGAAATACTCAGAGGAACAGTCGAACGTAAAACCAGAGCAACAATCGATGAATAAAGACAGGGAGGATCCTTCATCCATGGATATTGAAATAGAGGAAGCAGCTAACCAGGATGATG AGGAACCAACGAAAGACATGTTAGAGAACGAAAAAAATCGTATCCAAGAGTGTGGTCCATATTTGTTGGGTAATCTCGAAGTAAGGATGTCCGAGATAAATGGTACAATTAGCGTTTGGGGTAAGGAGATCAACGAGGAGTCAACCAGTGATAACGAGGACGACATTGAGGTATCCGTAAAATCCATTAACAAGAGGACAAGTCTTTACTCGCAAAAGTCACCGCAGATCAGATTTAATGGCAGTCCACTTGTTTGTTCGACTCAAAAGAAGCTTAAGCTTCCGTTAAGGCTGAATAAATCCAATGATACTCCATGTTGCCACTCTATGTCGTCGAATATAGTAAAGTCTCCGTGCTTGCTCGATGAAGCGAACGATAAGCGATTCGAAAGTAATCATACTAACGCAAGCAACTGTTCGCCACCTTTCGGAAACAGCGACTCCATGAAACACCGAAGAGAGTGGCTATCGTTTAAAGCCAGTTCGAGTTCGCAAGAAAAACCACATTCCTGTTGTACGCATCATGCGGAGTTCGTGGATAAAGATTGTAACTGCGGTTCATATCATGAAAGACAAATGTGCGATGATAGTCCTAACCATAGTAAAGATAAGTTCCATGTTAAAGGGATCCGAAGGAGTTCCTACAAAAACGCATTTACCTCAGAGACGAGTAAACATTTACGTGAAAATATCTCGAACCCTGAGATCGGCGAGGTAGTCTGCAAGTACAATAAGTCGTGTCGACACTCCATGCAGAATGTCTCGAACAGTTGCTCACATTCGACAAAGTGTTGCAACGGCATCAGGGACGTTGCTTGCACATGTAAATCGTCTTCGAGTAACGTGCACAATCATGACTGCTTCGAGAAACAATCGTGTAGTCATAGTTCTTCGCACGATGGGGAGGAAGAGCCTCTTATTCCACCAAAACGATCTAATGAGACACTCGAA ACAAGGCAGCGGCGACTAAGTGGCAAACGAGTACGGGGAATACTTATGGATCTGTTAAAAGGTTGCGGAGATTGCCGTAACACTAATGGTAACACTGTCAACAAAGGTGGTTTGCAATTGAAAGAGTCAGTTTATATGAAGAACGGTCCTCCCCAAATTAAGATTTCTTCATGCCCCACACCTGAGCCATCACATTCAAGTTCCACACAATGTAATGAAAG ATGCTGCCATGCTTACGCAAGACGAATCGAATCCCAACTCGAAGAATTCCGCACGGAAATGGAGAGAGTGCGATCACGTTCGGATGCAATTCTCGACATGCTCAATATGCTTCACTCTGTTGATATGAACTAA